In Prevotella sp. oral taxon 475, one DNA window encodes the following:
- a CDS encoding M48 family metallopeptidase, whose translation MIKNINLFLLALVMTAACGTSSRVPVTGRKHSLMVSDAQILSLSKQEYSKFLQDARLSTNAQQTAIVKRVGQRLAHAVETYLVNNGFQDELKNFEWEFNLVADPSVNAFCMPGGKIVVYEGLLPVTQDEASLAIVLGHEIAHAVAKHSAEQMSKKIRQAYGTQIGSGLLGMIGGETVGNLAQVAAGQYFSFRNLKYSRDNESEADRMGLIFAAMAGYDPQVAVDFWRRMAAKSGGGNGSDVLSDHPSDAKRIAAIQRDMPEAIAYYRATTKGSKNDVQTNKPEKKMQSVSASQLYKQRNGRKK comes from the coding sequence ATGATCAAGAACATCAACCTTTTTCTTTTAGCACTCGTCATGACGGCGGCCTGCGGAACGTCGAGCCGAGTGCCGGTGACCGGACGGAAGCATTCGCTAATGGTATCGGATGCGCAGATATTGAGCCTGAGCAAGCAAGAATATTCCAAGTTTTTGCAGGATGCAAGGCTCTCGACCAACGCTCAGCAAACGGCGATAGTGAAACGCGTGGGACAACGATTGGCACACGCCGTGGAAACGTATCTGGTGAACAACGGTTTTCAGGATGAACTGAAGAATTTTGAATGGGAATTCAACCTCGTTGCCGACCCAAGCGTTAATGCCTTTTGCATGCCAGGCGGGAAGATTGTGGTTTACGAAGGCCTGTTGCCCGTAACGCAAGACGAGGCCTCGCTGGCCATTGTCCTGGGACACGAGATTGCACATGCCGTGGCGAAACATTCGGCCGAACAGATGTCGAAGAAGATTCGGCAGGCCTATGGCACGCAAATTGGAAGCGGACTGCTCGGCATGATTGGCGGCGAGACGGTTGGCAACCTGGCACAGGTGGCGGCAGGACAGTATTTCTCGTTTCGAAATCTGAAATACTCGCGCGACAACGAGTCGGAGGCCGACCGTATGGGATTGATTTTCGCAGCAATGGCGGGCTACGATCCGCAGGTGGCCGTAGACTTTTGGCGACGCATGGCAGCAAAATCGGGCGGTGGAAACGGATCGGACGTATTGAGCGACCATCCATCTGACGCCAAACGTATTGCCGCCATTCAACGAGATATGCCCGAGGCCATAGCCTATTATCGGGCAACAACGAAAGGCTCAAAGAACGATGTGCAGACGAACAAACCCGAGAAAAAGATGCAAAGCGTGTCGGCATCGCAGCTCTACAAGCAGAGAAACGGAAGGAAAAAGTAG
- a CDS encoding histidine-type phosphatase: MRKTILLWCALAFSVASFGQQAKQDFKKNRLVSAGNYWAYPGPLRPQTPAPKGYRPFYISHYGRHGSRYLIGMKEYDTTYFTLLRADSVGKLTPLGRQTLGKLKLIREEAMGRDGELTQRGAEQHKGIARRMYQNFPEVFAGRATVDAKSTVIIRCILSMENALQQLLVLNPQLKIRHDASYHDMYYMNQTDDSLQARKMRGAAKEEWMAFAKRHDRYERVMNALFSDEAYWKANVNASELNKMLIKVANNVQSTELRHQLQLLDLFTDEELYENWLIGNARWYIMYGPSPLNGGTQPYSQRNLLRNIIQQADSCIALPHPGATLRYGHDTMVMPLVCLLDLNGNGRQIADLEKLAEQNWVDYKIFPMASNLQFVFYRRSAADKDVLFKVLLNENEATLPLKTDVAPYYHWKDFRDFYLRKLDAYRP, translated from the coding sequence ATGAGAAAAACAATACTTCTATGGTGCGCTTTGGCATTCAGTGTGGCCTCGTTTGGGCAGCAAGCAAAGCAGGATTTTAAGAAAAACAGACTTGTGTCTGCGGGTAATTACTGGGCCTATCCCGGTCCGCTGCGTCCTCAAACGCCGGCACCGAAGGGCTATCGGCCTTTTTATATCAGTCATTATGGCCGACATGGGTCGAGGTATCTCATCGGAATGAAGGAGTATGACACGACCTATTTCACCTTGTTGCGTGCCGACAGCGTAGGAAAGCTTACGCCGTTGGGCAGACAGACGCTGGGCAAACTAAAACTGATTCGAGAAGAAGCCATGGGGCGTGACGGCGAACTCACGCAGCGTGGGGCAGAACAACACAAGGGTATTGCACGTCGGATGTATCAAAACTTTCCCGAAGTGTTTGCCGGACGTGCCACGGTAGATGCCAAAAGTACGGTGATTATCCGTTGTATTCTCTCGATGGAAAATGCTTTGCAGCAGTTGCTTGTACTGAATCCGCAGCTCAAGATTCGTCATGACGCCAGTTATCATGACATGTACTATATGAATCAGACCGACGACAGTCTGCAGGCACGTAAGATGCGAGGAGCGGCCAAGGAGGAATGGATGGCCTTTGCCAAGAGGCACGATCGCTATGAACGGGTGATGAACGCGCTCTTTAGCGATGAAGCCTACTGGAAAGCGAATGTCAACGCTTCGGAACTGAACAAAATGCTCATCAAGGTGGCCAACAACGTGCAGAGTACAGAGCTTCGGCATCAACTTCAGTTGCTGGATCTCTTCACCGACGAGGAGCTCTACGAAAACTGGCTCATCGGTAATGCGCGCTGGTATATCATGTATGGTCCGTCGCCGCTGAACGGTGGCACGCAGCCTTACAGTCAACGCAATCTGTTGCGCAACATTATCCAGCAGGCCGATAGCTGTATCGCCTTGCCACACCCGGGAGCGACGCTGCGTTATGGACACGACACGATGGTGATGCCTCTGGTTTGCTTGCTCGACTTGAATGGAAACGGTCGACAGATAGCCGATTTGGAGAAACTGGCAGAGCAGAATTGGGTGGACTATAAAATCTTTCCGATGGCCTCTAATCTGCAATTTGTGTTCTACCGCAGGTCGGCGGCCGACAAGGATGTGCTCTTTAAAGTGCTGCTCAACGAGAACGAGGCAACCTTACCTCTCAAAACCGATGTCGCTCCTTACTATCACTGGAAGGATTTCCGCGACTTCTATCTCCGGAAGCTCGATGCTTATCGACCATGA
- a CDS encoding MaoC family dehydratase — MNKLVINSYEEFAAHLGEELGVSDWLLIDQERINLFADATLDHQWIHIDVARAQQESQFHSTIAHGYLTLSLLPHLWEQIIEVHNIKMLVNYGMDKMRFGQPVVTGSRVRLATKLHAISNLRGICKTEIEFKIEIEGQRKPALEGIATFLYYFE; from the coding sequence ATGAACAAATTAGTCATCAACTCTTACGAAGAGTTTGCCGCCCATTTGGGCGAAGAATTAGGTGTGTCCGACTGGCTTTTGATCGACCAGGAACGAATCAATCTCTTTGCCGACGCAACGCTCGACCATCAATGGATACACATCGATGTGGCCCGTGCCCAGCAAGAGAGTCAGTTTCATAGCACCATCGCGCACGGCTATCTCACCCTCTCGCTCCTACCCCATCTGTGGGAGCAGATCATCGAGGTGCACAACATCAAGATGCTCGTCAACTATGGAATGGACAAAATGCGCTTCGGACAACCCGTCGTCACTGGAAGTCGAGTGCGCCTGGCCACCAAACTGCATGCCATCAGCAACCTCCGCGGTATTTGCAAAACCGAAATCGAGTTTAAAATCGAGATCGAAGGACAGCGCAAACCGGCTCTCGAGGGTATTGCAACCTTCCTCTATTATTTCGAATAA
- a CDS encoding SPFH domain-containing protein: MELTTYLLIALVGLVLIFAKMALVIIPQSETKIIERLGKYYATLKPGINIIIPFVDSAKTIVTMTNRRYVYSNSIDLREQVYDFDKQNVITKDNIQMQINALLYFQIVDPFKAVYEINNLPNAIEKLTQTTLRNIIGEMELDQTLTSRDTINTKLRSVLDDATNKWGIKVNRVELQDIIPPSSVLQAMEKQMQAERNKRATILTSEGEKQAAILQSEGEKTSTINRAEAAKQQAILFAEGEAQARIRKAEAEAIAIGKITEAVGQSTNPANYLLAQKYIAMMQELAQGDQAKTVYLPYEATNLLGSIGGIKDLFKGN; the protein is encoded by the coding sequence ATGGAATTAACAACCTATCTCCTCATCGCCCTTGTGGGCTTAGTGTTGATTTTCGCGAAGATGGCATTGGTCATCATTCCACAGTCGGAAACAAAGATTATTGAGCGGCTCGGCAAATATTACGCCACCCTCAAACCCGGCATCAACATCATCATCCCCTTCGTAGACAGTGCCAAAACCATCGTCACAATGACCAACCGACGCTACGTCTACTCCAACTCTATCGACCTGCGCGAACAAGTGTACGACTTCGACAAGCAGAACGTTATCACCAAAGATAACATTCAGATGCAAATCAACGCGCTGCTCTACTTTCAGATTGTCGACCCTTTTAAAGCCGTTTACGAAATCAACAATCTGCCCAACGCCATCGAGAAACTGACGCAAACCACGCTGCGTAACATCATCGGCGAGATGGAACTCGACCAAACCCTCACCTCGCGCGACACGATCAACACCAAATTGCGCTCCGTACTCGACGATGCTACCAACAAATGGGGCATCAAGGTGAATCGCGTAGAACTGCAAGACATCATCCCGCCCTCAAGCGTACTCCAGGCCATGGAGAAACAAATGCAGGCCGAACGCAACAAACGCGCCACCATCCTTACGAGCGAAGGCGAGAAGCAAGCCGCCATCTTGCAGTCGGAAGGTGAGAAAACATCCACCATCAACCGTGCCGAGGCTGCCAAACAGCAAGCCATCCTCTTTGCCGAGGGTGAAGCACAAGCGCGCATCCGCAAAGCCGAGGCCGAAGCTATCGCCATCGGAAAGATTACCGAGGCCGTTGGGCAGAGCACCAATCCTGCCAACTATCTGCTAGCGCAGAAGTATATCGCCATGATGCAAGAATTGGCACAGGGCGATCAGGCCAAAACCGTCTACCTGCCTTACGAAGCTACCAACCTGTTGGGTAGTATCGGCGGCATCAAAGACCTGTTCAAGGGTAACTAA
- a CDS encoding NfeD family protein, producing MFEYFSSHAWLFWLLVSIVCLILEVSSGTFYILCFAIGALGGVVSSGLGGAFWVQVVVFALFSTLSIFCVRPLALTYLHRGEDARESNADALIGRIGTVIEPIDATQSGYIKVDGDEWRAVSVDGTAFAKGERVKIVSRDSIVMTVTGDF from the coding sequence ATGTTCGAATACTTCTCATCGCACGCCTGGCTCTTTTGGCTTCTTGTCAGCATTGTGTGTCTTATTTTAGAAGTCTCTTCCGGCACGTTCTACATTCTTTGCTTTGCCATCGGAGCCTTAGGCGGCGTGGTAAGCAGTGGGTTGGGCGGTGCGTTTTGGGTTCAGGTAGTGGTTTTCGCTCTGTTCTCGACGTTGAGCATCTTCTGCGTTCGCCCGTTGGCTCTCACCTATCTTCACCGCGGAGAAGATGCGCGCGAAAGCAATGCCGACGCTCTCATCGGCCGTATCGGTACGGTTATCGAACCCATCGATGCCACACAGAGCGGTTATATCAAAGTGGATGGCGACGAATGGCGCGCTGTCTCGGTAGACGGAACCGCCTTTGCCAAGGGCGAAAGAGTGAAAATCGTCAGTCGAGACAGTATCGTCATGACTGTGACAGGAGACTTTTGA
- a CDS encoding nucleobase:cation symporter-2 family protein, protein MIYSVNDRPPLRETLFAAVQHLLAIFVAIITPPLIIAKALNMDLATTGFLVSMALFVSGLATFIQCRKLGPVGCGLLCVQGTSFSFIGPIIAIGQAGGLPLIFGACIAAAPVEMLVSYSFRYLHTIITPLVSGIVVMLIGLSLIKAGVMACGGGDMAAADFGSPRNLLVAGVVLASVIALNCSNNKYLRMSSIFLGVIIGYLLALGMGMVNFGSLTAGSIESFYVPIPFKLGIDLNVSSVIAVGLVYLVTAIEATGDVTANSMVSGEPVDGEVYVKRVSGGVLADGLNSLLAGVFSSFPNSIFAQNNGIIQLTGVASRYVGYFIAAMLVVLGLFPIVGIVFSLMPSPVLGGATLLMFGTVAAAGVRIVASEKLDRKAVLVIAASLALGMGVELMPDILRQLPESVRTIFSSGITTGGLTAILANGLFNRK, encoded by the coding sequence ATGATTTACTCGGTCAACGACCGACCACCCCTAAGAGAAACTCTCTTTGCAGCCGTGCAACATCTACTGGCTATCTTTGTTGCCATCATCACACCACCGCTCATCATTGCCAAGGCTCTTAATATGGATCTTGCCACGACGGGCTTTCTTGTGTCGATGGCGTTGTTCGTCTCCGGCCTGGCCACTTTCATTCAGTGTCGAAAGCTGGGACCTGTGGGCTGCGGGCTTCTTTGTGTGCAAGGCACGAGTTTCTCGTTTATCGGTCCGATCATTGCCATCGGACAGGCCGGAGGGCTGCCTCTGATTTTCGGAGCTTGCATCGCAGCGGCTCCGGTAGAAATGTTGGTGAGCTATTCGTTTAGGTATCTGCACACCATCATTACGCCTTTGGTGAGCGGAATCGTGGTAATGCTTATCGGACTGAGCCTGATCAAGGCCGGTGTGATGGCCTGCGGAGGTGGCGATATGGCTGCAGCCGACTTTGGGTCGCCTCGTAATCTGCTTGTGGCCGGTGTGGTTTTGGCCAGTGTCATCGCCCTGAATTGCAGCAATAACAAGTATCTTCGGATGAGTTCGATATTTCTCGGCGTGATTATCGGCTATCTCTTGGCCCTGGGTATGGGCATGGTCAACTTCGGAAGTCTTACAGCAGGAAGTATCGAATCGTTCTACGTCCCCATTCCTTTCAAGCTCGGCATCGATTTGAATGTTTCTTCCGTCATTGCCGTGGGCCTGGTCTACCTCGTCACGGCGATAGAGGCCACGGGCGATGTTACGGCCAATTCGATGGTATCGGGCGAACCCGTAGATGGCGAAGTGTATGTCAAGCGAGTGTCGGGCGGCGTTCTTGCCGACGGGCTCAACTCTCTTCTTGCGGGCGTCTTCTCGTCGTTCCCCAACTCGATTTTTGCCCAAAACAACGGTATCATTCAGCTAACGGGCGTGGCCAGTAGGTATGTAGGCTATTTCATTGCAGCGATGCTCGTCGTGTTGGGCCTCTTTCCCATTGTGGGCATTGTCTTCTCGCTCATGCCCTCGCCTGTTTTAGGCGGTGCCACCTTGCTGATGTTCGGCACAGTGGCTGCAGCCGGTGTGCGTATCGTAGCCTCCGAGAAGCTCGACCGCAAGGCTGTGCTGGTCATCGCAGCCAGTTTGGCCCTGGGAATGGGTGTGGAACTCATGCCCGACATCTTGCGGCAACTGCCCGAAAGTGTGCGAACAATTTTCTCGTCGGGGATTACCACCGGCGGACTGACGGCTATTTTGGCCAACGGACTCTTCAATAGAAAGTGA
- a CDS encoding Fur family transcriptional regulator, which produces MTDETFFIHKLTLRDIKPTAMRLLILREMMRGDEAVSLPELERFLPTVDKSTISRTLSLFLLHRLIHAIDDGSGSLKYAVCADDCDCTVEDEHTHFYCECCHRTFCLKQIAVPVVAIPDGFSLNSINYVLKGMCPECASAAG; this is translated from the coding sequence ATGACCGACGAAACGTTTTTCATTCATAAACTCACGCTGCGCGACATCAAGCCGACGGCCATGCGTCTGCTCATCCTTCGCGAAATGATGCGGGGAGACGAGGCTGTCTCTCTGCCCGAATTGGAGCGTTTTCTGCCCACGGTAGACAAGAGCACCATCTCTCGCACGCTGTCGCTCTTCCTCCTTCATCGGCTGATTCATGCCATCGACGATGGTTCGGGCTCGCTAAAATATGCGGTGTGTGCCGACGATTGCGACTGTACGGTAGAAGATGAACATACGCATTTCTACTGCGAGTGCTGCCATCGCACGTTCTGTCTGAAGCAAATTGCCGTGCCTGTGGTAGCGATTCCCGATGGATTTAGTCTCAACAGCATCAATTATGTGTTGAAAGGAATGTGTCCGGAGTGCGCGTCTGCTGCCGGGTGA
- the xpt gene encoding xanthine phosphoribosyltransferase produces MEKLKSRILQDGKCFPGGILKVDSFINHQMDPNLMMEVAKEFGRLFADAPINKVVTIEASGIAPAILVGYIMQLPVVFIKKKEPKTMENMLTAAVHSFTKDRTYTVCISADYLTSNDHVLFIDDFLANGNASTGVIELCRKAGAQIEGMGFIIEKAFQQGGETLRQLGIRYEALATVESLDNCEIKLR; encoded by the coding sequence ATGGAAAAATTAAAATCCCGCATCCTCCAAGACGGAAAGTGCTTTCCGGGAGGAATTCTTAAAGTAGATAGTTTTATCAACCATCAGATGGATCCCAATCTCATGATGGAAGTAGCCAAAGAGTTTGGTCGGCTGTTTGCCGATGCGCCCATCAATAAAGTGGTCACCATCGAGGCAAGCGGCATTGCTCCAGCTATTTTGGTAGGTTATATCATGCAGTTGCCCGTGGTTTTTATTAAGAAGAAAGAGCCCAAGACGATGGAAAACATGCTCACGGCCGCCGTTCATTCGTTCACCAAAGATCGCACTTATACCGTTTGTATCAGTGCCGACTACCTCACTTCCAACGACCATGTTCTCTTTATCGACGACTTCCTGGCCAATGGCAATGCCTCGACGGGCGTGATTGAGCTTTGTCGAAAGGCCGGTGCGCAGATCGAGGGGATGGGCTTCATCATCGAGAAGGCTTTCCAGCAGGGTGGAGAAACACTCCGGCAGCTTGGCATTCGCTATGAGGCTTTGGCCACGGTAGAGAGTCTTGACAACTGCGAAATCAAACTAAGATAA